The window ACCGCACCCAGCCGAATGACGTCAAGAACGTCGCCGCGACGAGCACGGCCACAAATTTTCCGGCGCAGCAATACAATGCCTGTCCGACGTCGGTCATGGGCATGAGTTCTGACTGGGCCACCCTCAAGAAGAAGGTCGGATTGATGACCCCGAACGGCGGCACCAACCAGCCGGTCGGAATGGCCTGGGCGTGGCAATCTCTGAGCAGCGAAGGTTCGGCTCAGAGCCAACCGATCAAAGCTCCCGCGGAAGAGTCCAATTATATCTACAAAAAAATCATCATCCTCTTGTCCGACGGGCTGAACACGCAGGATCGCTGGCCCGCGTACGGAAACGGCAGCAAACAGGTCGACGGCCAGATCGATGCCCGCCAAAAACTGCTGTGCACAAACGCAAAAGTGGAAGCAACGGTCTATACCATCCAGGTCAACGTCGGGAGCGTGGATCCGCAGTCGGCAGTTCTGCAGGGATGTGCAAGCGATACGAGCAAGTTCTACATGCTGACGGACCCCGATCAGATCATCACCACGTTCAACTCTATTCTCATCGACATCTCGAAACTGCGCATCGCCTACTGAACAGCCGTCCGCTCCCGATAGGACACAACAAAAAAACCCGGCGCGAGCCGGGCTTTTCGTATCCGCCAGGGATAAATAAAATCAGCGTGCCGCTAAATCAGTGCGACGTGGGCGGCGTGAACTTGGCGACGTAGCCTTCAAACGGCTTGTAGGCTTCCTTGGCAAGACCGGCATAGAGCTCGGTGATCTTCTTGGATTCCGCCACGAAGGTCTCATAGGCCGTCTTGGTGAATTCGGTCTGCAGTTCGATCGCCTTCTCGAGCGACTTCACGCCCGACAGCTTCTCGACATAGGCACTGGTGTCTTCGAACGACTTCTTGGAATAGTCAGCATAGGCGGTGGCGATCGCCTGGTAGCCTTTGGTGAAATTGTTCACCGACGCGAGCGCCGCTTCGTACTGCTCTTTGCCGAAACTCTGGAAGTCCTCAACTTTAAAAACCATGTTGGATCCTCTCCCGGACTGCTGCTGCTGAAGTCACCGGATTGTCCCGGCTCCCGATAACTACCTGAAGTTTATAGTGCAGCGCACAAAACAGTCAATCATCTTGTGCGTCGCACAAGATTTTCTCAAATTATGAGAAAAGTCAGGCGATGCCGGCAACGGTTGCTTAACCTTTTGGAAACTCCGTCGCCCTACTTTGGGTCCCTGCGTTGCTGACAGTCCGGAAGAATTCCGAAAAAGACGTTCAGGCACAGTCTCTTAGCCAGAATGGCAGCCCGCGGCCGCCTGTCTTTTTCGAGATTTGCCCCGTCAACGCGCAGCAGGCCGCTGATTTCCGGGCGTGCGGGCACAATTTCGCCTCACGGACCGGTGATCTAAGTGTCTTCGAGCGAAGTGGCTTCCAATTCGCATGAAGACGTTACGCGAATTGGAACATGGGGAGCGTCTCCGGGAAAGAAGCGGGTTTTCCAGGATGCGCTGTCGCTGGAAATCGGACGGGGTAGTCAATGTTTCGTGCAACCTCAGCGTCTTCGCGGACGCTACGCTTTTGCATCCTCGGGCTTGCGACGGTCACCGCAGCCGTCCTTTTCACCAACGATACAGCTGACGCCAGGCGGCGGCATCACCGCTCGCGCCATCACGTGCGGGTCTCCAGCTACGCGCCGCCGTTCTCCTCGATCATCGTCGACGGAAACTCGGGCGCCACGCTGCAAGCCAACAGCGCCGACGGTCCGCGGCATCCGGCATCGCTCACCAAGATCATGACGCTCTATTTGCTGTTCGAGCGGCTGGAGAGCGGCAAGATGACCATCGATACCCAGATGGCTGTCTCCGAACATGCCTCCGAGCAGGCGCCGACCAAACTCGGTCTGCGCCCTGGCCAGAGCATCCGGGTCGAAGACGCGATCAAGGGCCTGGTCACCCGTTCCGCCAACGACGCTGCCGTGGTGATCTCCGAAGCCATCGCCGGTGACGAAGACGACTTCGCCAAGCTGATGACGCGCAAGGCGCGCGCGCTGGGCATGAGCCGCACCACCTACAAGAACGCCTCCGGTCTCCCGGACGAGGACCAGGTCACCACCGCGCGCGATCAGGCCACCCTCGGCCGCGCCATCCAGGACCGCTTCCCGCGCTACTACCGCTACTTCGCGACCAACGATTTCCACTACCGCGGCAACGTCATCCGCAACCACAACCGCCTGCTCGGCCGTGTCGAGGGCGTCGACGGCATCAAGACCGGCTACACCCGCGCCTCCGGCTTCAACCTGGTCACCTCGATGCACCGCGGCAACCGCCATCTGATCGGCGTCGTGCTGGGCGGCCGTTCCGGCGGTTCGCGCGATGCGACCATGCGCAACCTGCTGGCCGAAAACCTGGAGCGCGGCGCTACCAAGCGCACCGTTGCCGCCATCACCGAACGCAACCCGTCCGACTACAAGGTCGCGAGCGCCGATGCTGACGATGCCCCGGCGGCCGCCCCCGCGCCGGAACCAAAAACCAGCCGCGCGATGTCCGCCATGCAGGTTCAGGGCGCGATCCAGACCGCTACTGCCGCCGCCGAGGTCGATGAAACCGCCCGCTCGGCCATGCCGATGCCGGTGGCGAGGCCCATCCCGCCCCAGCAGGTCGCTCAGGAGCAGCCCAAGCCGGCCCCGGCCCCGCTGACCTCCGGCGTGATTTCGCAGCCGCTGCCGATGATTCCCGGCTCCGCCGAGCCGATGACGCCGGTGCGGGTGAAGACGGTTCAGATCAAGTCGGGTCAGACCCGCATTGCCTCCGCAGCCCCGGTTGCCGGACCCGCCGCCACCGCCTCGATCCCCGCCCGCGCCGAAGTCGCCGAGACCTCCAACTCCATCGTGGCAAAGGCAGCCGACCTCAAGGCCGCGGAACTGCCGCCGCAGAACCCGAAATACGGCACCGGCCAGGGCATCCTGGGCACGCTGCCCGCCTCCGCCCTGCAGCAGCACTCCCAGACCATGGCTTACGCGGAGCCGGCTCGCATGCCGCAATCCCAGCAGGTCGCACTCGCCGCACCGACCCAGACGATGCAGCAGAACGGCGCCATCAAGGCCACGACGCGCTCGGGCTGGATCATCCAGGTCGGCGCACTGGAAACCGAGGGCGAAGCCAAGCAGCGCCTGGACGCCGCTCGCAGCAGCGCAGGCAGCCTGCTGGGCAAGGCCGACCCGTTCACGGAGACCGTCTCGAAGGGCGGCGGAAAGAGCCTGTACCGCGCCCGCTTCGCCGGCCTCGACAAGGACAGCGCCGAAGCCGCCTGCCGCACCCTGAAGCGCAACGACATCTCCTGCATCGCCATCAAGAACTGATCGCAGCTTCGATCACAACGAAAAGCCCGGCCTCAGTGCCGGGCTTTTTTGTATCCGCGAACGACACCGGCCGCGCTCGTTCGCCGGCATTTGAAACTTCTCGTCAACATTTGGTCGGTAAAAATAAACCATAACAGCGGCACCGCCGGTCAAGGCGGGCCGGTGCCTGTTTCCGGCCAACGGAGCATCAGGCGCCAGATTATCGGGATGCAGCTTCATGCACCCGGGGGCATCGATCAGAGAGACGAACAGCTGCTCGCAGTGAGTTGCGTAGTGTTGCGTGCTGGAGTTAGCTGTGATGAGTGCGAAGCAAGGTCTCCTTGGCCTCGTTGACACGGGCCGCGAGGTACGTCGACCCCCCCTGGTCGGGATGCAGTTTCTTCATGAGCGACCGGTGCGCACGCCCGATCTCGTCTCGCCCCGCTCCCGGCTGCAGGCCAAGGATCTGATAAGCCTCCTCCGCCGTCATTTTGCCGCTCGCCGCCTGGCCGCGCTGCCCCCCTGCCCCTGCGCCCTGCGTGTTCTGACGCCATCCGGCAAACCGGCGGTCAAGATAGCTTTCAAGTAACGCACAGCTCTCGGCATCGAAGGTTTGCATCATCGCCGCGAGTTGCGGCAGGTCGAACGCATCCAGCGACCGCCCGGCATGGGTGCCGGCGATGATGGTGCCCTTCAACTCGCCAGTGTCGTGATCCAGCGTCATGTCGAGAAAGGCGGAGCGGACCTGCGAGGCCTGGCCGCTGGACCGGCTGCCGCGGCCCCAGTTGCCGAAACCGCCCAAATTGCCGAACACGTTTGCCGCCGGCGACCAGCCGAGCAACCCCGCCCCGAACAGGCCAAGCGGAATGGCCACCGCGAGTTCGCCCTTGACGCCGGTGAGGGCGGCCACCGCAAGGCAGACAACGCCGCCGGCGAGCTTGACGCCGCGCGCCAGCAACGCCGGGTTCGCCGCGCGGAACATCTGCAGCAGCATATAGAGAACAAAAACGGCGACAGCGCCTGCGATCAGGGTTGGCATGGAACGATAGATAGTCGGTCACGCGCACCGGCGAAAGACGACCGGGTCGGACAGCCGCAGGCATCCACGGCAAAAACCGTAACCGGCTCTATTTGATCTGGCCCAGCAGCGCCGCCGCCCCGCTTGCCGTCGTCGACAGGCGCTGCAGCGCCTCGCGCCCGCCGGCTGCGTAAGCCGCGACCGCACGCAGTAGGTCACGCAACTGCGCCGCCGCCCCCGGATCGAACCGGCAATAGGCACCGCCCGACAGCCGCGCGATCTCGCGGAACGCCTGCTCGGTGACCGCGTCGTGTCCCTCCTGGAACATGAACACCGGGACCTTCAGCAGACCGAGCTCGCCAGCCTTGGCGCTGAGGTCATCGACATTCTCTTCCATCGCGTCGCCGACGAACACCAGCGCACGCACGCCGTGGGCCACCGCTTCCCGCCGGGTTTCCGAAAGCACCTTGTGGATCTGGGTATGGCCGCCCTCGACCGTGATCCGGCTCATCAGCCGCGCCAATTGGGCGGCGTCGGAAATCCACGGGCTGGCGCGGCATTCACCCAAGCCGCGGAAATACACCAGCCGCACATCGAGGCCGCCGATCGATCCGGCTTCGCGAAACATCTCGGCCTGAAGCTGGCAGGCCAAGTCCCAGGTCGGCTGGCGGCTCATGGTGGCGTCGAGCGAGAAAATCAGCCGACCGCGCGCGCCCGCCTGCGGCGTCATCACCCTCGCCTTGGCGACGAAGGCGGCGATGTCGGCCGATGTCGATGCCGCCTCCGGCAACGACCCGGCTTTTCCCGCCGTGGGTGATTTGCTGTCGCTCGACATCGTGGTTCGCGCTGCCTGCACTCCGCTGGTTGCTCTCGTTTATCTGGGAGCCACCTTGCGGCCGTCAAGCTCGGCCGCGAACCCGTCAAGGAGAGACCGCCCTTCGGCGGTCTCTCCGGACGCCGTCAACCCTTGATGAAGGCCAGCAGGTCAGCGTTGACCGTCGCGGCTTCCGTGGTCGGCATGCCGTGTGGAAAGCCCTTGTAGGTCTTCAGCGTCCCGTTCTTCAGCAGTTTTGCCGACAACGGCCCGGAGGCGACATAAGGAACGATCTGATCGTCTTCGCTGTGCATCACCAGCACGGGCACGGTGATCTTCTTCAGGTCCTCGGTGAAATCGGTCTGCGAGAAGGCGACAATGCCGTCATAGTGCGCCTTGGCGCCGCCCATCATGCCCTGGCGCCACCAGTTCTGGATGACGGCCTCCGAGACCTTGGCGCCGGGCCGGTTGAAGCCATAGAACGGCCCCGACGCCACGTCGCGATAGAACTGGGAGCGGTTGGCCGCCAGTTGCGTCTGAAAATCGTCAAACACTTCCTTGGGGAGGCCGTCGGGATTCGCCGCCGTCTTCACCATCAGCGGCGGCACCGCGCAGAGGATAGCCGCCTTCGCCACCCGGCTTTCGCCATGCCGCGCCAGATAATGCACGACCTCGCCGCCACCGGTGGAATGGCCCACATGAATGGCGTTCCGCAGATCGAGATGCGCCGTTACAGCCGCGAGGTCGTCGGCATAATGATCCATGTCATGCCCATCGGCCACCTGGCTGGAGCGGCCGTGGCCGCGGCGATCATGGGCGATGACGCGATAGCCGTGATTGAGGAAGAACATCAGCTGCGCATCCCAGTCATCGGCCGACAGCGGCCAGCCATGGCTGAACACGATGGGCTGACCCTTGCCCCAATCCTTGTAGAAGATCTCAATACCGTCTTTTGTTGTGACGACACTCATGCGACTGCTCCGGGGTGACTGCGCGACCGGGCCATTTCATACGCGCGAATATCGGTGTTGTCAGGATCGGCAATGTCGCGCCCGCGCCGGAACGCGACGGCTTTGAATTGAAACGTCACCGCCCGCTCGACTTTTGATTGACCATGCCGGCGCGCAGCGGTGATCGATCGCTGTTGAGGCCGTTGAGCCGATCTTGGGGCGATTCTGGAATGAAGGCGATCAGAGCTGCCGATGATGCCGCGCGATGACGGACGGCGGGCGCAGAACGTCAGGCTGGTTGATTTACGGCATCGCCATTTCAGGCAGCGATAGTGCGGCGGCGCGCTGCGACGCATCGTGGCCCGCCTTCGCGTCTCGCAGACCAGCGTCCTGCTGCTTGGCGTCCGGAGCTTTCCTGTTGCTGGAGATGGTCAGCTTGTCGCTCCGCGCCGGGCGCAGATCGCTGTCCTCGCCGAGGAACTGGTCCAGCGCTTTCTGAATCTTTTCCTTCACGACCTCGGGGCCGCGGTCGCTCATGTCGGTGTGCTGAGCACCGGTCTTGACGACCTCGATGCCGGTCTTTTCGCACTCCTCGTCGTCGGGCACGACGCCGGGATCGGGCACGAAGTGCTCATCCTTGGAGCGGAACGAGAGGATCTTGAACTTCGCCTCGGTAAGGAACGGAACGCGCAGATTGTCCAGGGTGACGACGCGCTTGATCATCTCCGGATGTTCCTTGGCGAAGAACATCGAGATATCGCCGCCATTGGAATGACCAACCATCATCAGCTTGTCATAGTCGGCGTAGGCCATGCGCTTCTTCATCTCGCCGACCGCAAACATGATGTTGGTGACGCCGCGTTCATAGACCGGCAGCCGCCCAACATAGAGCTGGCCGACCTTGGTCACCAGCGGCGCGTCGGTGGCGAGATCGTGCTGGATGCTGAGCACCAGATAGCCGCGCAGCGCGAGCACGTTGGCGAGGAAGGAATACTCGGTATTCTTGACGGTGTTGCCGTGATTGACGATGGCGACCGGCAGCGCCTTCATGCCGGCCATCGCCCGCATCTCGGAATCGCGCCGCACCGCAACATTGACCGCGATCACGCGGTCGCGCGACGCATCATAAAGCTCGACCATCTCATGCCGGACCGCCCATTTGCTGAACGAGAAATAGGCTGCGGCGACGAAGGCCACGGCAGCGACAGCAATGATCAGGCCACGTTTCATTCAAGTCCTCGGCGGGCAATCGCTCTTAAGCGGTAAGCGGGTCGGGGTCGGTGGTCAGTCTTCGGTCAGCTTTTCGAGTCAGTTCTCAGCGGTCAAATTCGTGTTGGTCCATGAAAGATAGACATAACATCGCTGTGACAACAGCCGAAATGTTGGGAAGTTTCCGTCTTTTAATTGTGCAAAGCACTATAAGATTGTGCAGTCGCACAAGAAGCAAACCTTCTTACCATGGCCTCGTGAACAGCAAGAGTTTGTCATCGGCCACCCTGATGGCAGGATGAAACCAGCGTTCAAGCCTTCGGTTGCATTTTCATAAAATTGAAAAACAACCGTCCAGCAAAGCTTTACAAGCGATCGCCCCTGTCGAATCGCCGCCCGCGAAACAAATCGCCGGCAGCGAATACGGATTCATTTTTCTGTCACAACGAAATGTGGATTCAGTTTTAGGAGCACTCAGGCACCGATGATGTCGTCCACCACCAGCGGCTGGTCGACCTGAGAAAACCACTCAGCCCGCGCCGCGGCCCGGCGGCGGCCGCGCTCGTCCAGCGGCAGCTTCAATTGCCGCAGCAGCCCGATCACCTCCTCGCGCGCCGTGACATGGCCCATGCTCGGCCGGGCGCCGAGCGTCGCCTCGTCGAGATTGTCGAGCGCCGTCAAACCGCGCGGGAAGAATTCGCGGTACACCACGCGCTCGGCAAAGCCATCGATGGCGCGGAAGCCGAGGCGGAACGACAACTGCTTCAATCCCTGCGCCACCAGTTGCTTGTTGCGCGAGCCGAGCATCGACAGACGGTTGCGCACCACGATCCAGTCTGTGGTCGCGCCGTCGAGCTGGCGACGCTGCTTGCGCGCCTCGCGCACCATGGTCGCGTAATGGCTCTCGCCGGTGCAGGCATAGGTCTGCGGATCGACGGTGCCGAGCACGTCGAAATCCAGAAAGCTGTCGTTGATCGGCGTCACCAGCGTATCGGCCATCGAGTGCGCAAGCCGCATCAGATAGCTGTCGGTGCCCGGCGTATCGATGACGACGAAGTCGAACGCGCGTTCGACGGCACTGACGGCCGAGGAGAACTGCTCGAGCTCCGACGCTTCGTTGTCCGCCACCATCATGCTGGTGCCGAGTTCGATGCAGCGATGATGCGGCAGTTCGAGATCGAGCCCGGTGCGGCGCGCCCAGGCGGCGCGGTTGGCGATGTAGCGGCTGAAGCTCTGTTGCCGGCAATCGAGATCGATGGTCGCGACGCGCTGACCGGCTTTCAGCAGCGCCACAGCAATATGCAGGCCGGTGGTGGACTTGCCCGACCCGCCCTTCTCGTTGCCGAGCACGATCACATGTGCCGTGCCGGAACGGCCCTGATCAGCCTGCCGCGCCATCTCAAAATATCCCCTCGCATTATCTTCAAATCGCGCACTGTCGCGGTCAAGCGAAATGCGCCTGACATGCACCTTGGGTCGTCATTCATCATGAACGCAGGGACATGCGGCAAAGCGCCGGCCAACGGGTTCCGCAACCGGCTTTACTCAGAACGCTGTCCCGCGCTACCACGGCATCCCGCTCCGCCAACGCCCTCGAGTACAAATGCCCCAAGCGCCCCTGATCGCCCGCACGCTTCCATCCCTGCATCGCGCGCTGGATCGCCTGCGCGCACGCAACGCGACCGTCGCGCTCGTCCCCACCATGGGCGCACTGCATGAGGGCCATATTTCGCTGGTCCGGCTGGCGAAGCGACGGGCCAAGCGGGTCGCGGTGTCGATCTTCGTCAACCCGACCCAGTTCGCACCCCATGAAGATCTCGGCTCCTATCCGCGCACCTGGAAAGCCGACATCGCCAAGCTGACGGCCGAAGGCACCGACCTCGTCTGGCATCCCGATGCCGGCCTGATGTATCCACCCGATTTCGCCAGCCGGATCGCCGTCGAGGGGCCGGCCACTGTCAACCTGGAGGATCGCTTCCGTCCGCATTTCTTCGGCGGCGTGGCGACCGTGGTGGCGAAGCTGTTCACCCAGGTGCGGCCGGACGTAGCGATTTTCGGGGAGAAGGATTTTCAGCAGCTCAAGGTGGTCACCCGCATGGCGCGCGACCTCGATCTCGGCGTCAAGGTCGTCGGTGCGGCGATCGTGCGCGAGCGCGACGGCCTCGCGATGTCGTCGCGCAACGTCTATCTCTCAGCGGAGGAGCGTGCGACTGCGCCGGTGCTCTATCGCGCGCTGAAAGACACCGCGAAGCGCCTGCGCGACGGCGACAGCCTTGCCGCCGCCCTCGCCGCCGGTGCCGGCAGCATCACCCATGCGGGGTTTGCCCTCGATTACCTCGAGGCCAGACATGCGGAAACGCTGGCGCCGATCGCGAGCGTCAAGGATGGACCCGCACGCCTGCTGGTGGCGGCCAAGATCGGCACCACGCGCCTGATCGACAATGTGAAGGTCTGAGTTGAAGGCCTGAGCTTTCAGCCGCGCCAGCCGCTATTACAGCAATCCGAGTTCGCGCAGCTCCCGCCGCAGCGGTTCGGGCATTGCGGCAATGCCGTCACTGGCGCGCTTGCCGAGATCGGCGGGCGCATCCTTCACCGTGAGATAGCGCCAGCCCTGGAACGCGCGCATCGGCCGCGGCGCCACCGGAATCAGCTTCGGTTCCATCACCAGGCGGCAACGGCCGATGCCATCCTTGTCGCGAAACGGCTCGATGCCGATCAGTTTTTCGCGCACCAGGATCTCGCCCTTGATCACCCAGAAGATCGACCCGCCGTCGAGCAACTCTGTGTCGCGCTTCGGGGTCATCCGGGTGATGTGGACGTGGCGATTAGCCTTGCTCTTCTTCATTCGCTCTTTGATCCAGCCGTCGAGATCCGCGATGGATTCGGCCCCGACGCTGAGTTTGATGAGATGAAGCGGCATGACGTGACGTGCAGCGTAAAAGTTCAGGAGAGATCAGGTCGCCGCCGAACCAGGACGGCCGCGGCAACCACGATCCGATGAGCGTCAGTTATCCTCGCTCGCGGCAGCAGGCGCAAGCGGGACAGGTGCAGCCGGCTGTGGAGCGGCGGCATTCTTTTTCGGCGCCTGTTTCTTTGGCGCGGCCGGAGGTGCCGGCGAAGGTGCCGCGGCCGTCCGTGGCACCGCGGCCTGTGCCGCATTCGGCGGCGATGCAGCAGGCCGTGGCGCGGCTATGGAGGCCGGCTGCTTCGGTGCGGCGGCGTTCGCCGCGGGCCTCGGCGGCGGCGCAGGCGTTGACGACTCCGGCGCCATAATGCTGACGGCCGGAATCGACGAGGAACTGGGAAAGTCGCCCGACAACGGCTTGCCGGTCGGGACCGACGGCGGCAGCCCTGCCAATCCCATGCCTGCGCCAGTGCCCACGCCCGTCGCCACCGGCACTGCCGACCCCGGCGTATTCCAGGCCAGCGCGTAGCGCCCGATCAGGTTCTGATAGGTCCGGTCAGACATGTTGGCCGCGATCACGTTGTGGTCGGACAACGACTTGTAGACGGCACAGTCCGATGGCGTGCAGCCATCACGGGTGACAAGCACATGGGCGACAAGACCGTAGCGGTCGCGCTCCACGGCGCGGCGAAGTGCCGACAGGTCGGAGGTCATCGCCTTGTCGGCGGTGGCTTCATCGCCGAAGCTCGTCAGACGGCTGATCTGGGCCGCGGTGTAGGACACCGCTGCCGCCGCGGAATCGGCGGATGCGAACAGCGCGCGTTCACAGGCCGCAGCGACGGCGTCGCCGGCGAGATCGTCAAGGCAGGACAGCGCTGGAAGCGAGGCCACCGGCCGCGGCGAACGTGTGTCCGCGGTCGTCTCGGCGTCGCCGAAGCTGCGCACCGTGGACGCCACCGCAATGGTGATCGCCAGCAGCGTGATGACGGTCAATGCGCCGTTCGCCACCGATTTCTCGGCGCGCAGCAGTGTGACCAACAGGACAAGGGCGAAAAAGAGTGCAGCCGCCAATGTGACCCACATTGGCAACGAAGGCGAACGCCAGAGCTGATCAAGCGACGTGGTCCAGGCCCAATTCATGCGAGACGCCCCTCAAGACAAACCCCCACAAGACAAACAATGAACGCGAACGCGTCCTGATCTGGAGGTTACTCGATCCCGGCTCGTCCCGCGCAGCGGCCTTCAGTGACCGATCGATGCGACATGAATAGGGCGAAAGGTCCGCTTATGCAGCGGCGAGCTGGCTTTCCTTGGCGACGCGCTCAAAGGCTTCGGTCGAACTCTTGATGCGGTATTGGCAATCGTCGCCATCCGTCGGCAGCTGGCGGATCACCTCATAGGTTCCGCTGGCCGCAGGACGCGCCACATTGCTGGCCGTGAAATAGACCGTCTCACCAACGACGAATTTGTGCTTCAACACCCTCTCCATCACGCGATACGAGAAAAAGCCGGCCTCAATGTCCCAAAAAGGCCTGACTGAATGCCCGGCAAGCCTATAGCACGGGGCGAGCAGGTTTGGCCAGCCATTTAACAAGATGGAAAATGCCAAAATATTTCAGCTTTATCAGTAAGATAGATCGAGTTTTTGGACCACAGGAAAGGGCCCGGGAAGCCTAAAACGTGTGCAGCGCGGCAAGGCGCCTGGCTATCGCGCAGGCGCCTTGAAAAGTCACTTTGGAAGGTCCCGGGACAGGCCGGAAAATGCCGCGACCGGCTCACGCCGACGGGGGCAGCGTGCCGTTCGGGCTGGCATGGTCCACGGTCGCCGGAAGCTGCTTGGCAAGCGCGTCCAGCACCTGGTCGATCGGAATGCCGAAGCTGGCCGCGAGCTGCTTGACCTGATCGCTGTTGAGCACCTGCTTGAGCTGGTCAGCCGAGATCGGAAGGTTCTCGCCATTGCCGAGCCAGGATTTGACCTGATCGCCCAATCCAGCCTGCTGCAGCTTGGCGAGAATAGTGGAAAGCCCGCCCTGCCCGCCGCCACCCAGAACCTGGTTCAGGATTGTCGGCAGCACACTCGCCTCCAACTGGCCCAGAATACCCTTGAGGGCGGGCGAGTTGCCGAGTTCATCGAGAATACCCATCGGCCGATGCTCCTGTTGATTCACAGTTCTGTTTTATAGACTTCAGTGGATCGCAGCGAGAGTATCGGGGGCCTCGCTGCCGTCTGCTGACAATTCCGTGATTTAGTCGTTCTCGAATTTTTCGATCACCAGCGTTTCCGCCAACCCCGCCTCAGTCCACTGCCGGAACGCGGGCAGCGCCTGCATGGCCTCCATGTAAGCACATACCGGCGGCGTGACGTTGACGGCGTAGATGCGCAACCGGTGCACCACCGGTGCGTACATGGCGTCCGCACCACTGAAGCCGCCGAACAGGAACGGGCCCTGCGCGCCATAACGTGCCCGGCAGTCGGTCCAGATCTCCTGAATCCGCGCGATGTCGGCCTGTGCCTGCACGGAAAGCGCTTTCGCCCGCACCGGACGATGCAGGTTCATGCCGCACTCGTTGCGCAGGGCGCCGAACGAGGAATGCATCTCCGCCGAAATCGAGCGCGCATGGGCCCGCATGGCGCGGTCCTGCGGCCAGAGTTTCGCTTCGGGAAAGCGCTCGGCGGCGTATTCGATGATGGCCAGCGAATCCCACACCGTCAGGTCGCCGTCCACCAGCGCGGGCACCTTGCCGGACCTGGTGACGTCGAGGATGCGCTGCTTGTCGGCGGCGTCGGTATAGAGCGGAATCACGATTTCGTCGAACGCAATGCCGGCGGCACGCAGCGCCACCCACGGCCGCATCGACCATGACGAATAGTTCTTGTTGCCGATGACCAGCGTCAGACTCATGTCCGGGACTCCGAGAGGATGCGCCACCTTGCACGCGCGGCGCGCGGCGATCAATCCGGCACGGCGACAAAGGCGTTGTGCGCCTTGCAGCCTCGTGGCGGATGCGTCATGGCAGTGCCATGACCCCATCCGATTCGACCGCTCCCCCCGCCCAGCTCGACAGCGCCATCCTGAAGGTCCTGAGCGAGG is drawn from Bradyrhizobium prioriisuperbiae and contains these coding sequences:
- a CDS encoding DUF1489 domain-containing protein yields the protein MPLHLIKLSVGAESIADLDGWIKERMKKSKANRHVHITRMTPKRDTELLDGGSIFWVIKGEILVREKLIGIEPFRDKDGIGRCRLVMEPKLIPVAPRPMRAFQGWRYLTVKDAPADLGKRASDGIAAMPEPLRRELRELGLL
- a CDS encoding YidB family protein — protein: MGILDELGNSPALKGILGQLEASVLPTILNQVLGGGGQGGLSTILAKLQQAGLGDQVKSWLGNGENLPISADQLKQVLNSDQVKQLAASFGIPIDQVLDALAKQLPATVDHASPNGTLPPSA
- a CDS encoding glutathione S-transferase family protein, translated to MSLTLVIGNKNYSSWSMRPWVALRAAGIAFDEIVIPLYTDAADKQRILDVTRSGKVPALVDGDLTVWDSLAIIEYAAERFPEAKLWPQDRAMRAHARSISAEMHSSFGALRNECGMNLHRPVRAKALSVQAQADIARIQEIWTDCRARYGAQGPFLFGGFSGADAMYAPVVHRLRIYAVNVTPPVCAYMEAMQALPAFRQWTEAGLAETLVIEKFEND